In Paramisgurnus dabryanus chromosome 14, PD_genome_1.1, whole genome shotgun sequence, one genomic interval encodes:
- the otud5b gene encoding OTU domain-containing protein 5b yields MTILPKKKPASTAGGGGGDHKDEPDRRSGSEPHSHPLTVRSGSRPRASPPPWSYQATPHTSREERRIESGARPQPSSPQPGAAGAPVAQCEGSTNPAVAGGRVELPCGTGGNCCSGPGLSKRRRQAVCSNGLTGGGGRGGGGGGGSPVSDPEEGAGGNNSEDEYENAARLQLVDPTTVEQQEEWFEKTLMEKKGFVIKKMKEDGACLFRAVADQVYGDQDMHDVVRKHCMDYLMKNADYFSSYVTEDFTTYINRKRKNNCHGNHIEMQAMAEMYNRPVEVYQSGTEPINTFHGIHENKDEPIRVSYHRNIHYNSVVNPCKASIGVGLGLPSFKPGYADQSLMKNAIKTSEESWIEQQMLEDKKRATDWEATNEAIEEQVARESYLQWLHDQEKLERQPRKASATCSSATAATSSGYEDWGCRSPHQRSFASSPEHPGPAHPEPPAKPPSPAGASLVLPKPPSPCAPGPSHQSSGNSSVVSLYPTLGYRTIMQDVSPTAFGLTDWEDDDILASVLAASQQEYLESLKKNTMHRESSPDCS; encoded by the exons ATGACAATCCTCCCGAAAAAGAAACCGGCCTCGACGGCCGGTGGTGGGGGCGGCGATCATAAAGACGAACCGGACAGACGAAGCGGCTCTGAGCCACACTCGCATCCCCTCACAGTGCGTTCGGGATCGAGACCCAGGGCCTCTCCGCCGCCGTGGTCATACCAGGCCACGCCGCACACTTCCAGAGAAGAGCGGCGGATAGAGTCTGGCGCTCGCCCGCAGCCGTCCTCCCCGCAGCCCGGTGCTGCTGGAGCGCCTGTCGCGCAGTGTGAAGGGAGCACAAACCCTGCTGTGGCCGGAGGTCGTGTTGAGTTACCGTGCGGCACGGGTGGAAACTGCTGCTCTGGACCTGGACTCAGCAAGAGGAGACGGCAGGCGGTTTGCTCCAACGGTTTGACAGGTGGAGGGGGAAGAGGAGGAGGTGGAGGGGGTGGTAGTCCTGTTTCGGACCCTGAGGAGGGAGCTGGAGGCAACAACAGTGAGGATGAGTATGAGAATGCGGCCAGACTTCAACTTGTCGATCCAACCACAGTTGAACAG CAAGAAGAATGGTTCGAGAAAACCTTGATGGAAAAGAAAGGCTtcgtaataaaaaaaatgaaggaagaTGGTGCATGTCTGTTCAGAGCAGTTG ctgATCAGGTATATGGGGACCAAGATATGCATGATGTGGTACGGAAGCACTGTATGGATTATTTG ATGAAAAATGCTGATTACTTCTCCAGTTATGTCACAGAGGACTTCACCACATACATTAACAGGAAGAGAAAGAACAATTGTCACGGCAACCACATTGAAATGCAGGCAATGGCAGAAATGTACAACCGACCAGTGGAAGTTTACCAAAGTGGCACAG AGCCAATTAATACGTTCCATGGCATCCATGAGAACAAAGATGAGCCGATACGTGTCAGTTACCACAGAAACATCCATTATAACTCTGTGGTAAATCCATGCAAGGCCAGTATTGGGGTGGGGCTGGGCCTCCCCTCATTTAAACCAGGG TACGCTGACCAATCTCTCATGAAAAATGCCATTAAGACCTCTGAAGAGTCTTGGATTGAACAGCAGATGCTGGAAGACAAGAAGAGAGCAACAGATTGGGAAGCCACAAATGAGGCCATTGAAGAGCAAGTGGCTCGTGAGTCCTACCTGCAATGGCTTCATGATCAAGAAAAACTAGAAAGACAG CCTCGTAAGGCTAGTGCCACCTGCAGCTCTGCCACAGCAGCCACATCCAGTGGCTATGAGGACTGGGGATGTCGTTCCCCACATCAGCGGAGCTTCGCCTCCTCTCCAGAGCATCCAGGTCCAGCTCACCCTGAACCCCCTGCCAAACCCCCGTCCCCAGCAGGTGCCTCGCTGGTTCTTCCTAAACCTCCATCACCATGTGCCCCAG GTCCTAGTCATCAGTCTTCTGGCAACTCTTCCGTGGTGTCTCTTTACCCAACCCTGGGTTACAGGACTATTATGCAAGATGTGTCACCTACTGCCTTTG GTTTAACAGATTGGGAAGATGATGACATTCTGGCCTCCGTACTGGCTGCTTCACAACAAGAATACCTCGAAAGCTTGAAAAAGAACACAATGCACAGAGAATCGTCTCCAGACTGCAGTTGA